The DNA window CACAGGCTATAGCAAATGCGGGCTGAGTGCTTAAATATCAACATATTACAACCAATCAACTTTACGGTACGCAGACAAGAAATTGGTTTCTAATCCCGCACTTGCCATAGCCAAATCCGTTGTCACACATTTAAAAACGACACATGAAAAGTAAAACGACAGCAGCATTATTGGCTTTCTTTTTAGGTGGACTTGGTGTTCACAGATTTTATCTCGGACAACCAATTTTGGGAATTGTCTATTTGCTTCTCTGTTGGACCTTTATTCCTGCAATAGTTGGCCTAATTGATTTCATAGTCTTGCTATCATATTCTGACCAAAAATTTAACTCAAAGTACAATAAGTCAAGTATTCAAAAGACGAGACATTCAGAAGCTATATCAAATTCTGACAAAGGCAAAACGAACACCGATAAATTGGTTAATGTAACAAGTCGAAAAGTTGGTAATAACACAACGGAAATGACAATCGACCTTAATGAAGAAAACATAGTTGCACTTTTTAAGGAGAAACAAGAGCAAAGAGAAGCAGAAATAAAAAACTTCAACTATGTTCCAATGCAAATCCAGCGTCAAGGTATTCAACTTCTTGAAAGCATTAACATATTAAACACAACGAAAAGTATTGACACATTAATTGGACGATATGAGTTTATTTCTAACATGTATGACAACTTTGTAAAAGCCTCCTACAATAAAAG is part of the Bacteroidia bacterium genome and encodes:
- a CDS encoding TM2 domain-containing protein, producing the protein MKSKTTAALLAFFLGGLGVHRFYLGQPILGIVYLLLCWTFIPAIVGLIDFIVLLSYSDQKFNSKYNKSSIQKTRHSEAISNSDKGKTNTDKLVNVTSRKVGNNTTEMTIDLNEENIVALFKEKQEQREAEIKNFNYVPMQIQRQGIQLLESINILNTTKSIDTLIGRYEFISNMYDNFVKASYNKRYISDIQVAIDQYKSMYYDRILKDYELQLLVQPEHEKLTDYYSDCLFNCFNGFYKEQKEQIETLKRDDAKQRRKEKIIEVADNTISEFDKNGSDNDRFKPLLCLSPLISWSKITF